The sequence CAGTCATCACCGGTACAAGGCTGGTAGGGTTACCTTTGACCATCATACTTAGTTGCGTTTCCTTAGCCTTGAGActgtagtatttatataattgtttgtttccgttcgatataaaaaatactgttaattttttttacggaCACGATAAAGTgacttgatggtaaatggagtgaggTCGAGATAGACTATTGACTGACGAAAGGAAGCCATTCCTCGCCAGTTGATGAAATTATACCGGTCTGTTTTAttcattatgtaattattattagttagtAATATATCACTTATGAGTCCTTAACATGTTGTGTATGACACCGGCAGCGCCGCCTGAGCGACCCGTCCGCGAACATCAACACGTTCTCGCGCGGCGGGTGGCGCACGAAGGAGTCGCGCGACAAGAGCCGCTCCGAGAACGAGGGGCTCGACTCGCTGCTCAACGGCGTCGCCGAGGTCGAGGCGGGCGACCTGCGCGACGGTACGTACCGCCCACCACTGCATCACCATCACCTCACTTGGAATTGAAACTGTGTTGCTTTCAAatagagtttttattttagtcacTAAGAAACAATTGACGCGCAACATACGATGCTAAAATGTGCGATATTGTCGCCATAGTCGACTTCGTTAAACAAAGTTTtcatttgaaagaaagaaaagaataatatttgcaacagacaatagatacatacatataacaaacaaacgaaacagacaaaaaacacttaaaactatgtttgttgCAAAAAGTTTCCAACGCAGCAATATACTGACAGTGAAGTCAGCGCTGGTCTTCTCTTGGGCCGCTTGTCTGTTTGATATCACGGAGTACAAAAAACTCTTATTTGTTGCTCAACTAGCTCAGCTACATGTTGTACGTCAATAGTAGTAACAGAACAAATATTCGTCAGTACTCGAGTTGCATGGTGTGTGCTGTAATGTATCTAATCGCATTATTGCATCTTCATAATCATTGTAGTACTCATTAGTCATGTTTCGTAGTCGACGACTCCGTGGTCACTGGACGTTGCTTGACCTCATAGTCCGTGTTCATTAACATCGTATTTCCACTTTGTGAAGTGTGTTTTTATAACAGTGCaggtgttaaataaaatttccgaCACCACAGGGAGCAATCTTTACGTACACTTTACTTAGCAGGGTGTAAATACGGCAATAGTATAAGCTTAATCTGTACGTAGTTGTCGATGTGACCCGCACGCTTGCAGTAATCGCTGTAGTGGAGTGCGATGTGGCTTCCCTGTATCGCTTCACTTTAGATAATCGGATCGTCGCGCCGTCGGCCGCGCCACACTCATAACTCACTAGTCTCACTGGGATCAATCTAATGCCATTGCCGACTGCGACCGCTTTTTCTCTATTCTCTATACCAAAACTGCTCGTCATACTTGGCAGTGTCGAAACACTAATATCATTGTGGCTACTACGGCTACGCGTGTACTTTTACATACGCCTGATAAAATAAAACGGCGTGTTTCTAAACGGCACGTAGTTTCTTTAATACAAGTATCAGCTGTAACGTGAATTTAAATCCGTCCAACCATCGGTATTCACTCGGTCACAAAGTAGAGGATAGAGCTGAGCGGTAGAAATGGCATAACGTTTGTGACGGAGCCGACGGCGTCGCCGCGGCACGAGTAGGTCGCTCGGAGGAAGCCAGCTGTACGACAGTGAACGTTGCGCACCGAATGTATGTCGAATTATTCGACTGACGAGTAGAGCTAGAGTACGCTCCATAGTTGCGTTCGAACTGTATCGAGGTATGCGTGGGATGTTGCATGTCGCGAGAGCGCGTAGCATGTAGACTGGCGAATGCGGTACTACACATTGTTTAAAACGATCGCGAGTTATCGAACATGCACGCGTTAACGAGAGAGTGTAGAGTCGAACACGAGCGCGAACGTAACGGTGCAACAGCAACAGGACGCTGACGCTGTGTCGCTTGTCCGTAGAGCGCCGGCGCTGGCAGGCTTCCTCCGCGCGGCGCTGCGACGTGTCGTCGCCCGCGTGCCTGCACACGCTGCCGCTGTGtcgcgcgcccgcgcccgcgcccctCCCCCTCGCGCCCCTCACGCCACtcgcgccgctcgccgcccgCAGCGGCGCGCGAGTGTCGCGCAACGCCGGCAACAAGGGCCGGCGCGCCGCTCGCGAGCGCCGCTGCGAGGTGGCGGGCGACGCGGTCGAGCTGGACGAACGCGACATCCTGTTCGGCAACTGCAACGGCACCGTCAGCGACGCGGGCGCGCGCGCCACCGTGCGCGGCGCCGAGGAGCTGCCCTGCCGCCTGCCCGCGCTCGACGACCACAACGGCAACGACGGCGACGACGAGGCCGACAGCACCTCCGGCACCAgcgcgcgcgcccgcccgccgccccgcgcccgcccgccgccccgcgcgcgcccgccgccgcgccgcaccacgcCCGACGGCACCCACATCTACTACTGGTGCGACGTGCCGCACGACCCCGCCGGTGCGTCACGCCGACACCGCCCGCACCGCCCGCACTGTGCCCACTGTCTTTGCAAATAACGCTTCATGCAGACGGCTTAAGAACCGCATACGGACTGTTTCTACACCTTGCACGGACCAGCTAAGTCTGGATGTCACCACTGTCCCAAAAAACCCGACGAGAAGCGGGCAGGTGCA is a genomic window of Manduca sexta isolate Smith_Timp_Sample1 chromosome 22, JHU_Msex_v1.0, whole genome shotgun sequence containing:
- the LOC115449999 gene encoding uncharacterized protein LOC115449999 isoform X6 → MSFGLLGGKAAARCEFVRMKGPGGKGHAEMAVSRPRASGADTPASEPGLAATDMWDSDWEDDPEEMFVYRHQRRLSDPSANINTFSRGGWRTKESRDKSRSENEGLDSLLNGVAEVEAGDLRDERRRWQASSARRCDVSSPACLHTLPLCRAPAPAPLPLAPLTPLAPLAARSGARVSRNAGNKGRRAARERRCEVAGDAVELDERDILFGNCNGTVSDAGARATVRGAEELPCRLPALDDHNGNDGDDEADSTSGTSARARPPPRARPPPRARPPPRRTTPDGTHIYYWCDVPHDPAELDDGAYNPLWAMRGFTQTFHLWKEGKRQQSTPLNAYLTYVTLPWWTIAKDILDHREEPILTF
- the LOC115449999 gene encoding uncharacterized protein LOC115449999 isoform X2, producing MDTKGEGEEMTYPHICFMVDNFDEVFCDIVVRDGEMVCVELVAKGRGCNAQAVIFLGSIRYDTLTRVYDSRQTSLSTKVAQRMSFGLLGGKAAARCEFVRMKGPGGKGHAEMAVSRPRASGADTPASEPGLAATDMWDSDWEDDPEEMFVYRHQRRLSDPSANINTFSRGGWRTKESRDKSRSENEGLDSLLNGVAEVEAGDLRDERRRWQASSARRCDVSSPACLHTLPLCRAPAPAPLPLAPLTPLAPLAARSGARVSRNAGNKGRRAARERRCEVAGDAVELDERDILFGNCNGTVSDAGARATVRGAEELPCRLPALDDHNGNDGDDEADSTSGTSARARPPPRARPPPRARPPPRRTTPDGTHIYYWCDVPHDPAELDDGAYNPLWAMRGFTQTFHLWKEGKRQQSTPLNAYLTYVTLPWWTIAKDILDHREEPILTF
- the LOC115449999 gene encoding uncharacterized protein LOC115449999 isoform X3, coding for MVFCDIVVRDGEMVCVELVAKGRGCNAQAVIFLGSIRYDTLTRVYDSRQTSLSTKVAQRMSFGLLGGKAAARCEFVRMKGPGGKGHAEMAVSRPRASGADTPASEPGLAATDMWDSDWEDDPEEMFVYRHQRRLSDPSANINTFSRGGWRTKESRDKSRSENEGLDSLLNGVAEVEAGDLRDERRRWQASSARRCDVSSPACLHTLPLCRAPAPAPLPLAPLTPLAPLAARSGARVSRNAGNKGRRAARERRCEVAGDAVELDERDILFGNCNGTVSDAGARATVRGAEELPCRLPALDDHNGNDGDDEADSTSGTSARARPPPRARPPPRARPPPRRTTPDGTHIYYWCDVPHDPAELDDGAYNPLWAMRGFTQTFHLWKEGKRQQSTPLNAYLTYVTLPWWTIAKDILDHREEPILTF
- the LOC115449999 gene encoding uncharacterized protein LOC115449999 isoform X4 gives rise to the protein MVCVELVAKGRGCNAQAVIFLGSIRYDTLTRVYDSRQTSLSTKVAQRMSFGLLGGKAAARCEFVRMKGPGGKGHAEMAVSRPRASGADTPASEPGLAATDMWDSDWEDDPEEMFVYRHQRRLSDPSANINTFSRGGWRTKESRDKSRSENEGLDSLLNGVAEVEAGDLRDERRRWQASSARRCDVSSPACLHTLPLCRAPAPAPLPLAPLTPLAPLAARSGARVSRNAGNKGRRAARERRCEVAGDAVELDERDILFGNCNGTVSDAGARATVRGAEELPCRLPALDDHNGNDGDDEADSTSGTSARARPPPRARPPPRARPPPRRTTPDGTHIYYWCDVPHDPAELDDGAYNPLWAMRGFTQTFHLWKEGKRQQSTPLNAYLTYVTLPWWTIAKDILDHREEPILTF